TAGAGCAATTTATACTGGTAGCTTCAATCTTCTTCCCAAGTTTCACAACCCAATAGGTCAATAACCCTATCTCTAAGCAAAAATTCGTTTTTTTCTAGTTCTAGCTCAAAACATATCCAGTCACGATTGGGAATGTATTTACAGAGTGTATAAATTGGTTGTTGACGGTTCACAAGTCCTTTATTGACTAGTTGGCGTACTTCTTCCTTGATAACTTCAATGTCATATTGAACAGCAGTATCCATAACTCGTTCCTTCGTTTTTGATCGAGGAATTAATAGCCAAAGCATTATTGTTTTGGCTTTATCTTAAAGTTATCAAAAAAATTGGAGGAAATTGTGAAGAATCAAGACGTTTTAGTTTATTTCAGCTAGCTATTTTTTCAGTCTTTAGATAGACTCAATACATAAAAAATTATGCAATTAGTTAAAATCCCCTAATTTATTTGATTAATAGACTTTTTTTGATGATGTTGGTAGGTCAAAAAACCAGAAAAAATTAACATGCCAGTTCTAATTAATTTGTGAAATTCTCTGGTCGTTTCCTTCTAGTCGCCAATAGACTAATATCAGCAATTGAGAAGCTTCATATCTTGCGCCAGTTGCGTTATTGACATTTTTGTAGTGTGGGCACTGCTAATGGTTCGCCCAAACCTTCATCTTTACTTTGTTGGTAGTGCCCACCACCGGGTTAATTGAGAATGGTGCAACATATTAGAAGCTAGACAAATATTTGAGGAATTGAAACAAAAACATAGATGGTTCGCAAAGATTCTTTGCGAACCACTATATATAGCTATGAAGTGATTAAAAAAAATTAATTACACGCAGGCTTGCCTTCAAGTAATACTATTGACCAGACAAACGCCAAATCTTGATTGTATTATCTTCACTACCACTGACGAGGGTCTTACCATCTGAACTGAAGGCAACAGATGTCACAGTATCGGCATGGCCCACGAGTGTGCGGATTTCCTCTCCTGTAGCGAGATTCCAGAGTTTGATGGTGCGATCGCGGCTTGCACTGGCGAGGGTCTTGCCATTGGGGCTAAAGGCTATGGATGTGACGGTGTTGGCGTGACCTACAAGTGCGCGAATTTCCTCTCCTGTTGCTAAATTCCAGAGTTTGATGGTACGATCGCGGCTGGCACTGGCAAGAATCATACCATCGGGACTAAAAGCAATGGATGTGATGGTGTTGGCGTTCTTCCCAAATGTACGGATTGCTTGTTGCTTGCCTAAATCCCAAATTTTAATCGTCTTGTCAAAACTACCACTAGCTAGGGTACGACCATCAGGACTAATGGCAACTGACCGCACCCAAAATGTGTGCCCTGTCAATGTCCGTATCAACCGTCCTGTTGCCAGATTCCACAGTTTGATAGTTTTGTCATCACTACCACTTACCAGAATTTTTCCATCCGGGCTGATGGCTAGGGCTTGAATTGAATCAGAATGCCCCTCCAATGTGCGGATTTCCTTTGCTGTTGCCAGATTCCACAGTTTGATAGTTTTGTCATCACTGCCACTGACCAACGTTTTACCATCCGGGCTGATAGCTACGACATTTACCTTTTGGGAATGTCCCTCCAGTGTGCGGATTTCCTCTCCTGTGGCTGCATTCCACAATTTGATGGTGCGTAGACCTTTTTCGGACAGCTTCTCCTTTGAATCGCGATCGCCACTGCTAGCAATGGTAGTACCATCTGCACTGATAGCAACGGATACGACCGATTTTTCATGACCAGTAATAGTGTTAGCTAAGGCAATGCTATTTAAGGTAATATTTGGCGGCACAACCAATGCTTCACTGTTGTTTGAACTAGTATGATACTGATTGAGCCTAGATAATAAAATGGTCTGCACACGCCGATATTGGTGATACCAAGATTCACCAAATCCAAACAATAGCAACACAGCAGTTACCAAGACTATATTTCTCAATAGTGCAGATTTAGCTGGTAATAATGGTGTCTGAGTGACTGGTAGTTTTCCCGAAGATTTACCAGCTGGTGGTAGGGCGAGTGGTTGTTTTGGAATCAAATGCGCGATTACTTCATCGGCTGACTGGTAGCGTAGCTGAATATCTTTTTGCAACAGTTTATCGAGGATCAAATCCAATTCAGGGTTCAATGGACTCCGCAAATATTCTCGCCAATTATTCACCCAACCGTAGCCATATTCCATCCACAATTGAAACGGGGAAGTTCCAGTTAATAGGTGAAAGCAAGTCGCGCCTAAAGCGAACAAATCGCTTGCGGGACAAGCCTTACCATCTCTAATTTGTTCCAGGGGTGAATAGCCATGTGAACCAATGGATGTGCCAATTTTTTTCTGTACTTTTGCAGTTAACTGCTTCGAGGAACCAAAATCTATCAAGCTTAAGCGCCCATCCTTGCGATTGCGGATAATATTTTCTGGTTTAATGTCTCGGTGAATCACGCCGCGATCGTGGATGAATTGAAGCACTGGTACTAAATCCAGCAAAATTGCTTGAATTTCTCCAGGTCTATAGGCTTTGCGTTGCTGTAACTCTTTTAACAAGTTTTGCCCATTAATAAACTGTTGCACCAAATACAAACAATTGTCTTGCCGAAAATAAGCCAACAGAGTTGGTATTTGTGGATGTTCTCCAAGTTCTTGCAGTCGCTTTGCTTCTTCAGCAAACAAATCCATCGCTTTTTTCTGTGACCAAGTTCCTTGAAATTTCGGCGCTAGTTGTTTGATGACACAACGTTCATTGAGTTTATCTGTATCTTCTGATAGATAAGTTCTGCCAAAACCCCCTTCATCAGAAAGCACCTGAATGACACGGAAGCGATTTCTCAAAAGTGGCACCAAGGGGGTGCTACAAGTTTGGCACAACTTCTTTCCATTAGGATTTAGGGGATTTGGGCAATCGGGATTTAAACAGCAGATCATAATCTGACAGACGCGACTGCACTACAAAATATGCTAAGTTTGCCCCGAAATTTCTCTTAATATAATTAGCTCTCGCTTGATGTTGGTAGAAAGCACTGGTTTGGAGATTGGGGAGTTACTTATATAGTCAATGTTGGTAAATGCTAGGGTGACTATAACAAAAAAACTATCCCATTTTAAATTGCTGATTGTTGACTGTCAGCAATGAACAATTATCATGAGATATTTTTCTTTATCAGTCCCTAGTCAGTTTTCCTCAATATGGAAAACTACGAGAGCCTTGGGATGAGTTATTTCATTGATTATATAGTATTTTAAATTGACCGTCTTTTAAAATTTTCAATTCGGGTATATTTCCTTGTCTTCTCATGAATAAAAAAATACATATAAGTAAGTAAAAAATGATATTTTTCAATTATTAATATTATTTCAATTAAGTCAAACTTTATACTATTTTTTTTAATAATAGTTGCTGATTAATTAAAGATAAGTAACTATTGAACTGACTAAAAATACTTTGTGCCTTGGTGTCTTTTGTGGTTGAATATTTTTTACCACTAAGATACTAAGGCACAAAGAGTTTTCATTGGTGCTGGTGTAGGCAGTTCATGACATGCTACTTATTGTCTTGGAGTTTGGCTTTGCGTGCGCGAATAGCGATCGCTGTTCTTGCTGAGGGTGGCACATATATCTGAGGAGTTTCTGCTTTGGAAAGAGAATTACTCGTCAGTGGTTGGGTAGCTAAACAGTTACTCAAAGATGGCGAATAGTTTGGAGTACCCAAAGCTTTCATCACATCCTCAACTGTATTAAAGCGCTCTTGTAAAGGAATTTTCAGCATTTTTGCCAAAACTCGAGCAAAACTATCGCTGACATCTACCTGTTTGTGCCAACATATTTCACCAGTATGGCTGTCATGTGCAAATTCTGAAGGTGCTTTCCCAGTCAGCAGATAAAGACAAGTCACCCCCACAGCATAAATATCACTGGCATAAACTGGACGTAGAGAAATCTGTTCTGGAGGTGCAAAGCCGATTGTTCCTACAAAGTTGGTAGTTATAGGTTTATTTAGTGAGTTTTCACAAGCATCAGCTAATTTCTCTTTCACCGCACCAAAATCTATCACTACTAACCGTCGGTCATCCTCACACCGTAATAAATTTTGAGGCTTAATATCGCGATGAATCACACGATTTTGATGAATATACTGCAAAATTGGCAGTAATTCTTGCAAAAACTGTTTAACAGCAGCTTCACTCTTGAGGCCATTTTGCCTGACTTCTTGGGATAAGGTATTACCCTTGATGTATTCTTGAACTAGATAAAATTCTCCATTACTTTGAAAGTAGTCTAGCAGTAGGGGAATTTGCGAATGACTACCGAGTTGAGCCAAAGTTTTTGCTTCTTTCTCAAAGCGCCGACATATACTTGGCCAAGTTTTGGGATTAGTCACCTTGGGAGAAAGCTGTTTAATGACACACAGGGGATTTCCTGGTAATACAGCATTTTTCGCTAAAAAAGTGATGCCAAAGCCACCTCTGCCTAAAATTCGCAATATTTGATAGCGATCGCGAAATAGCTCCTTGGAACCACACATTTGTGCCAGTTGATTGTGTTCTAAATTGTACTCGTGTAAAGTAGTAATTTTTTTAGGAAAGCCATTCATCAGTCAAGGGCAGTACTATATATTGTCCTCAATTTAACAAGAAATATTCTTCAACGCCAGTAGTATTACTGCGTTTTGCCAAATCCTAATCTTTGCAAAGAAAAGCTAAAGGATGAAGTATGAAGTATAGTACTAAATTTAATTAAAATTTACGCAAACATTAACAAAAACTGTAATATTACGTAAAAATAATTCATGAATTGCCGCTTGTGTTGACTGATAACAGTTATCGGTTATCAGTCATCAGTCATCAGTTATAAGAAGGTAGGCTGAAAACCCCGCACTTTTAAGCCGGGGATGAAAGCCACGACGTAGGCTTTAGCCTACCGTGAAGTTGTTTTTTTGTGGTTCAGGTAAAGTATCAATCAAGTCTTCAATAATTTGAGTAATTGTTTTATCTTTTTCGGCAGCTAATAAACGTAGCTTATTGATTCTGCGTTCAGTAATCCGAATATGTAAATCTTTTTTTGCCATGCTCTGTACATTTTGCGAACATAATAATATTATTGTATATATCCTTAAGCAAATTAAGGAGGTGATAATGCAGTGCTGGTTTTAGTGTACAAAGTCAAGGGTAAAAAACAGCAGTATCAAGCGATTTATGGAGCGATTAGAACTACTCAGTTCATCCGAAATAAGGCTCTTAGATATTGGATGGATGCACCCAACGAAGCGAAAATAGATAAGATTGCTTTGAATAATTATTCAACAGCACTGCGTAAAGAATTTGGATTTGTTAAAGACTTAAATTCAATGGCTTGTCAGGCTGCAACTGAAAGAGCCTGGCTATCTATTGCTAGGTTTTACGATAACTGTAAGTCTAAGAAGGCAGGCAAAAAAGGGTTCCCACGCTTCCAGAAAGATAACCGTTCGGTTGAGTACAAGACTTCGGGATGGTCGCTACACCCGACTAAACGACGTATTACCTTTACCGATAAAAAAAGTATTGGTGAAGTCAAGCTATTAGGGAAGTGGGATATTCACACCTATCTTGTTAAGTCAATCAAGCGTGTTAGGTTAGTTCGGAAAGCTGACGGTTACTATTGTCAATTTGCAGTCGATATTGAGGTTAAACCTGAGCCTAGGACAGGTCATGGTGAGTTAGGTCTTGATGTGGGACTTGAATTTTTCTACTCTGATTCAAACGGACATCACGAGGAAAATCCTAGATTCTTAAGGAAGGCTGAGAAATCGATTAAGCACGCTCAACGACAGATTTACAAAAAAGAAAAAGGGAAAAACCAACGACGAATAGCGCGAGCCAGATATGCCAAAAAATATTTGAGAGTAAGTAGGCAAAGGAATGAACACGCGAAGAGACTCGCGCGTAACTTGTGCAAAGCTAACGCTTGTGTCGCCTATGAAAACTTGAATGTGAAAGGCATGGTAAAGAATCACTGTTTAGCTAAGTCCATCAATGATGCTGCTTGGACTATTTTTCGTTGTTGGTTAGAATATTTTGCTGCTAAGTTCAACACCACAGTTGTTGCTGTCAATCCTAGAATGACATCTCAAAAATACAGTGATTGTGGCGCAATTGTGAAAAAGTCTCTTTCAACTCGTACTCATAAATGTAGTTGTGGTTGCCAGATGCAAAGAGACGTGAACGCAGCGATAAATATTTTGAATCTTGCTAGACTTGCTAGGGACGGGCAGTCCCGAAGTAACGCTACAGGACTAGCAACCTCTACTCTAGTTGGTGAAAACCTGCTCTTTGCAAGTAGCTAGGAAGAATGTAGAATCCCCTGGCTTTCCGTTAAGATCAGCGACAGCGAAATCATAACAGCCAGGGGAGTGTCAACTAAGGTACTTCAATCGGAATCAAAGTATTTTCCGGCAAATAGTTGCGGAAACAGCCTTCATCTGACAAAATCAAAATCAGGCGTACAGGATAATCTGGTGGAACTTGCAAATCTGCCCACGGCACCGCCACTTCCAAACAATTATTTAAAGCTACTTGAGCGCGGCTAAAACGTGGAAGCCATTGATAACTGTCTCCAGCTTCTCGAAATTGCACCGATTGCGTCAGTAAATTAATCTCCAGATGATGGTGAAATAAATAATTAACTGGCGCTGTATCTGGCACATCTGCTAGGGGAACTGGGCTGTTGTGCATTGTTTGATTCGGATAAAACCACAACAAATTCAACTCTGTGGCCAAATCTTTTCCTGGCGCGACGCCGCTTTTAAAGTCCACTCGCAAATAGAAATTCAGGTGGTCTACCCCATACCAAAGTCGTTGGATGACACTACTGTTGTGCATTGTCCCCCGCGCCCCGCCAATTTCTAAGCGTCCAGCTTTGTCCCAGTCTTGTTCATCACCTTTACCATCAATCACAGGATGAATAAATCCTTGGGGTGTATGGTCGGCTTGTGCTTCGTGAACCTCCACTGCTTGTCTGAGATAGGGTGGTATGGGTTCATTTAAAGCTTTGTAAATGCCAAATAGGTGTTCCCGAAATAACTGGTCAAAGATGGCATCTTGATTTGAGGAATGACCTTCACCAAACCACCAGAACCAGTCGGAACCCTCTGCAGCGTATAAAGCTTCCCAAGCTGCTGGGTTGTTTTCTTCTGTGGCTTCAGGATGATTTGCCAGAGTGATCCTAGCTTGTGTGAGGTAGTCCCAAGCACGATTTTTGGCAGGGTCGCCAATCCAGGTAGTAAAGCTACCATCCACCCAAGAACCGCTGTGCAGTTGTCCTCCGGGGATAGTGGCTGTGGCTGGAAATTGTTGCAGAAATTCGGAAACGGTGACGAGTTGCAGGTGAGGTTCGTTGCTTAAGCTTTGATACAAAGCTTCTAGGAAAGGTTTGCCGTCTTGGGGATAAAATTCCCAGCAATTTTCGCCATCTAAAGCAATGGTCACTAACCAAGGTTGGTCGCTTTGGCGTTCTCTTTGCATTTTGGCGATCGCTTGCAGGTGTCCTACTAAGTCTGCTGCTGCCTGTTTTGGTGGCATTGCCCCGTAGGTAAAGCCAATTAAATCTGATAACCTGTGATCACGAAATACAATTGCCAAATCACCCGCTGGTGTTTCCAGGCGGTAGGGTCGATACAGTAATTCTGGCTCTTGGACGTTCCCCGCCCCATCCCGGTGGAAGAAGTGTTTCAGCGTCCACCCCAAGACGGCTTCATCTGAGCAAATCCACTGAAATCCTTGTTTAATAATATATGGTAAAATTTCCGGGCTGACTGATTGTTCTGAAGGCCACAAACCACGTGGCTCCTGCCCAAAGCGGTCTATATATAAATCCCAAGCTTTCCGCAAGTGGCGGGGAATGTCTTCTGCCCACTGAAATCGTGATTTAGGTAAAGTCATATTTGGCACAGCTACCCGCCCAGAGTTAGTATCAGCGAGCAAAGGCAAAATCGGGTGGGTATAGGGAGTGGTAGTAACTTCCAACTGCCCCGTAGCTTGCATTTTGCGGTGTTGAGGAATGATGCGGCTGAGGATTTGGCGCTGTTTAGAATAAATCCGCTGGCGATCGCTTAAAGTAAAGTTTCGACCCTGTTTTATCCAAGCGCCAATTTCTGGGTCATCCCAAAACAGAGGATCGATCCACGCCAAATTGTGCCAAGCTAGCAAATCACCATAATCTGGCAATTCCCAATTTGCTAAACACCAAGATTGCCCTTTTTCCTGCCTTTGCTGATACAACTCGGCATAGCGGGGATGAGGATCAATCAAGGTGTGGTGATTAGCATCAAAAAAGTGTTGGATAATAAATACCCGTTGTTCTGGAGTTAATTGTTCAACGGGTGTCAAGCTAGCTGTCAGATAAGGGTCAAAAGCAGTACCAGCAATATAATCTTCTATTTGCAATATCAAGGACGGTACCAAATTCACCGTTTGGTGTAACTTCGGATACTGCTCCAGAATTAATATTAAATCCAAATAATCTTTAGTGCCATGCAATCGTACCCAAGGCAGGCGGTAATGCTGGCTAGAAGAAAGCGAAACGCCGCTGTCAGGAGATTTGTACAGCGGCTGATGTTGATGCCAGATGAAGGCGACGTAGAGTGGATGGGACATAGTTACAGTGAGGAGCGATGAGTTATGAGTTCTGAGTTATAAGTTAACCCATAAACTCCTAACTCCTAACTCCTAACTTTTAAAATACTTGCTCGACTTCTGAAATTTCAGGAATCAATTCCTTCAGACGGCGTTCAATGCCCATTCTCAGGGTCATAGTGGAACTAGGACAAGAACCACAGGCGCCTTGCAAGCGTAGTTTGACTATAGGCCCATCGAGTTCTACAACTTCCACATTGCCGCCATCAGACATGAGATAAGGGCGCATTTCATCTAAGACTGTTTCGACGTTTTCAGGTGTCAGTTCCATTGTTTGAGACATTGTTTGAGACCTCTTGCGACTGAAAAAACTTTATATTCAATAGCTTGTTAACTCAATCCTAGATCCAATTGCTGCTAAATTGTGTTCTGTGACAAGTTTACGAGCGTGAGGTCATGCGTTCATGACTCATGAATAAGTTTAGTCTATCCAGTGCAAGAAAGCAGGGGGGCAGGGGAGCAGGGGGGATGAGGAGAATAACAACTGACAACTGACCACTGACCACTGACCACTGACCACTGACAACTGACAACTAACTCACCACTCACAACTGCTTGACAAGTCGCTGTCAACAGATAAAAGCATTACTGGTTGTTGATATAGGGGTACTGTGAATGTGACTGTTGAACCAAGTCCTTCACCGAGACTGTAAAAATGCACTTCACCACCCATTGCTTCTACTAGCTTCTGGGATATTGCCAGTCCTAAACCTGTACCGCCGTACTGGCGAGTACGGGAGCCATCTACCTGAGAGAATAATTGAAAGAGTTTATCTTGTTTGTCTAAGGAAACGCCGATACCAGTGTCTGCTACCCTGACTCTCACCATCCCTGGAAATTGCTGGTCTTGAAATTTTGCTTTTTTCAGTACTAAATCAGCACTGATGGTGATGCCGCCTTCTTGGGTAAATTTGATGGCATTGTTCACCAAGTTGAGCATAACTTGTAGCAGCCTTTGGTAATTGCCTTGGACAATGATTTCATCGCAAGTGTGAGGTAATTGCATCCGGAAGCTGAGGTTTTTCATCTCTGCTTGGGGACGCATGAAATTTTCTACATCACCAAATAGCTCATCTAGCTTAACTGGAGCGCAAACTAGCTCCATTTTACCTGCTTCGATTTTGGCTATGTCTAAGATATCGTTGATGATGTTCAGCAGGTGTATTGATAACTGGTGAGCTTCCTGCAAAAATTGATTTTGTTCTTCTGGGTCATCTGCCATACCCTCTAATATCAGCTTCAAAAATCCGATCATGCCGTTAAGAGGCGTGCGAATTTCATGGGATACATTGGCCAGAAATTCGCTCTTTAAGCGTGAGGCTTCTTCGGCTTTTTGACGTGCTGCTTCTAATTCTTTGTATAAAGTAGCATGAGCGATCGCAGTTCCCAACTGATCTGCTACTTCTTTTGCTACCTCACGTTCCGCATCTGTCAAAGGGCAGCATTCATCGCGCAAAGTGATGGCAATTAATCCATTTGCTTGGTCTTGATAGCATGTTGCCACAACTAAAATTTTCTGCCGCTGAGATAGAGTATACTCTGACACCTCCATCACAACTGGTTCTAGGGTTGCTAATGCCTGAGCAAACGCTGGCTCAGAAGCTATATCTATTTCTAAGCCAAGCATGGAACTGCGTTCTGGCTGATGATACTCTGCTATCACCCGCACTCTTGA
Above is a window of Nostoc sp. UHCC 0702 DNA encoding:
- a CDS encoding GAF domain-containing protein, which translates into the protein MTITANSQLPNLFPQNLEYINKTDSSLPTLGAELVYTQDGAGRYLTFYWQQSELLGLNHEQILNQGNENQIFAPVDQLAYLERLRRILTNLVPEKFQCWFSYHKELFELELVICPIMPQLGTAATTVLVMGRLLQATVNKQQVNVASKPSTQIEMALRSQQHHKLVNLITRNIRRTLDLDIIWQQTVDSLGKALRLERCIICPYQPSSSRVRVIAEYHQPERSSMLGLEIDIASEPAFAQALATLEPVVMEVSEYTLSQRQKILVVATCYQDQANGLIAITLRDECCPLTDAEREVAKEVADQLGTAIAHATLYKELEAARQKAEEASRLKSEFLANVSHEIRTPLNGMIGFLKLILEGMADDPEEQNQFLQEAHQLSIHLLNIINDILDIAKIEAGKMELVCAPVKLDELFGDVENFMRPQAEMKNLSFRMQLPHTCDEIIVQGNYQRLLQVMLNLVNNAIKFTQEGGITISADLVLKKAKFQDQQFPGMVRVRVADTGIGVSLDKQDKLFQLFSQVDGSRTRQYGGTGLGLAISQKLVEAMGGEVHFYSLGEGLGSTVTFTVPLYQQPVMLLSVDSDLSSSCEW
- a CDS encoding serine/threonine protein kinase, whose product is MNGFPKKITTLHEYNLEHNQLAQMCGSKELFRDRYQILRILGRGGFGITFLAKNAVLPGNPLCVIKQLSPKVTNPKTWPSICRRFEKEAKTLAQLGSHSQIPLLLDYFQSNGEFYLVQEYIKGNTLSQEVRQNGLKSEAAVKQFLQELLPILQYIHQNRVIHRDIKPQNLLRCEDDRRLVVIDFGAVKEKLADACENSLNKPITTNFVGTIGFAPPEQISLRPVYASDIYAVGVTCLYLLTGKAPSEFAHDSHTGEICWHKQVDVSDSFARVLAKMLKIPLQERFNTVEDVMKALGTPNYSPSLSNCLATQPLTSNSLSKAETPQIYVPPSARTAIAIRARKAKLQDNK
- a CDS encoding NifU family protein; its protein translation is MELTPENVETVLDEMRPYLMSDGGNVEVVELDGPIVKLRLQGACGSCPSSTMTLRMGIERRLKELIPEISEVEQVF
- a CDS encoding glycoside hydrolase — translated: MSHPLYVAFIWHQHQPLYKSPDSGVSLSSSQHYRLPWVRLHGTKDYLDLILILEQYPKLHQTVNLVPSLILQIEDYIAGTAFDPYLTASLTPVEQLTPEQRVFIIQHFFDANHHTLIDPHPRYAELYQQRQEKGQSWCLANWELPDYGDLLAWHNLAWIDPLFWDDPEIGAWIKQGRNFTLSDRQRIYSKQRQILSRIIPQHRKMQATGQLEVTTTPYTHPILPLLADTNSGRVAVPNMTLPKSRFQWAEDIPRHLRKAWDLYIDRFGQEPRGLWPSEQSVSPEILPYIIKQGFQWICSDEAVLGWTLKHFFHRDGAGNVQEPELLYRPYRLETPAGDLAIVFRDHRLSDLIGFTYGAMPPKQAAADLVGHLQAIAKMQRERQSDQPWLVTIALDGENCWEFYPQDGKPFLEALYQSLSNEPHLQLVTVSEFLQQFPATATIPGGQLHSGSWVDGSFTTWIGDPAKNRAWDYLTQARITLANHPEATEENNPAAWEALYAAEGSDWFWWFGEGHSSNQDAIFDQLFREHLFGIYKALNEPIPPYLRQAVEVHEAQADHTPQGFIHPVIDGKGDEQDWDKAGRLEIGGARGTMHNSSVIQRLWYGVDHLNFYLRVDFKSGVAPGKDLATELNLLWFYPNQTMHNSPVPLADVPDTAPVNYLFHHHLEINLLTQSVQFREAGDSYQWLPRFSRAQVALNNCLEVAVPWADLQVPPDYPVRLILILSDEGCFRNYLPENTLIPIEVP
- a CDS encoding transposase; translated protein: MLVLVYKVKGKKQQYQAIYGAIRTTQFIRNKALRYWMDAPNEAKIDKIALNNYSTALRKEFGFVKDLNSMACQAATERAWLSIARFYDNCKSKKAGKKGFPRFQKDNRSVEYKTSGWSLHPTKRRITFTDKKSIGEVKLLGKWDIHTYLVKSIKRVRLVRKADGYYCQFAVDIEVKPEPRTGHGELGLDVGLEFFYSDSNGHHEENPRFLRKAEKSIKHAQRQIYKKEKGKNQRRIARARYAKKYLRVSRQRNEHAKRLARNLCKANACVAYENLNVKGMVKNHCLAKSINDAAWTIFRCWLEYFAAKFNTTVVAVNPRMTSQKYSDCGAIVKKSLSTRTHKCSCGCQMQRDVNAAINILNLARLARDGQSRSNATGLATSTLVGENLLFASS
- a CDS encoding serine/threonine protein kinase; protein product: MICCLNPDCPNPLNPNGKKLCQTCSTPLVPLLRNRFRVIQVLSDEGGFGRTYLSEDTDKLNERCVIKQLAPKFQGTWSQKKAMDLFAEEAKRLQELGEHPQIPTLLAYFRQDNCLYLVQQFINGQNLLKELQQRKAYRPGEIQAILLDLVPVLQFIHDRGVIHRDIKPENIIRNRKDGRLSLIDFGSSKQLTAKVQKKIGTSIGSHGYSPLEQIRDGKACPASDLFALGATCFHLLTGTSPFQLWMEYGYGWVNNWREYLRSPLNPELDLILDKLLQKDIQLRYQSADEVIAHLIPKQPLALPPAGKSSGKLPVTQTPLLPAKSALLRNIVLVTAVLLLFGFGESWYHQYRRVQTILLSRLNQYHTSSNNSEALVVPPNITLNSIALANTITGHEKSVVSVAISADGTTIASSGDRDSKEKLSEKGLRTIKLWNAATGEEIRTLEGHSQKVNVVAISPDGKTLVSGSDDKTIKLWNLATAKEIRTLEGHSDSIQALAISPDGKILVSGSDDKTIKLWNLATGRLIRTLTGHTFWVRSVAISPDGRTLASGSFDKTIKIWDLGKQQAIRTFGKNANTITSIAFSPDGMILASASRDRTIKLWNLATGEEIRALVGHANTVTSIAFSPNGKTLASASRDRTIKLWNLATGEEIRTLVGHADTVTSVAFSSDGKTLVSGSEDNTIKIWRLSGQ
- a CDS encoding DUF4327 family protein gives rise to the protein MDTAVQYDIEVIKEEVRQLVNKGLVNRQQPIYTLCKYIPNRDWICFELELEKNEFLLRDRVIDLLGCETWEED